Proteins encoded together in one Solanum lycopersicum chromosome 7, SLM_r2.1 window:
- the LOC101245961 gene encoding probable GPI-anchored adhesin-like protein PGA55 isoform X2, protein MDYKYESVGDQPAPAPVRPQTMTSYAQHPHPPMGYTQLPSLTYFSQQAIRAGYMAPQFENKPDHIQNQPANMREAIWREIEKEKIKQEIIAEEKARRHMLELEVRRELMMERELAKQSGEGLSPFSSPAMSFSHTLPFSKQQSVVRSLEDRMGRDISVSRLGARNEIGRLEIVPFEERIPEIPFQQRSVEPENSALKPVSHSSVPMISELQPPLEPSKEKDKIILLAKPSVSGAKRKAVTPPVEVASQPPSSSVPNKNGKEDWSCALCQVSATCERGLNDHLQGKKHKSKEAALREQRFGKNYSIGLFPKKPKINNLSEADGNVNMEQMVKPQVELLLQNKSGERSSLVILEKEGAEGTITSTLHHNADDLKKSANAAPKKQKARKKYKFWCATCKVGALSEVSLEAHRVGKKHKARLLVLSSAAASAVKVESTQTVNEALKEVEETEAVKVENTQTVNEALEVVEETEAAKIESTPTVIEASKEVEETETAKAESTQTVNEALEDVEETEVIDEVGAGVPDKQEEVFTTGDN, encoded by the exons CTGGCTACATGGCGCCTCAATTTGAAAACAAACCTGATCATATCCAAAACCAACCTGCCAATATGCGTGAGGCAATTTGGAGAGAGATTGAGAAGGAGAAAATTAAACAGGAGATTATAGCTGAAGAAAAAGCTCGAAGACACATGTTGGAGTTGGAAGTTAGACGAGAGCTCATGATGGAAAGAGAACTAGCAAAGCAGAGTGGAGAGGGATTGTCTCCTTTTTCTTCACCTGCAATGAGTTTCTCTCACACGCTTCCGTTCTCGAAGCAACAGAGTGTTGTAAGGTCACTTGAGGATAGGATGGGAAGGGACATATCAGTCTCTAGATTGGGTGCAAGAAATGAGATTGGGAGACTTGAAATAGTACCATTTGAGGAGCGGATTCCAGAGATTCCTTTTCAGCAGCGGAGTGTGGAACCAGAAAATTCTGCTTTGAAGCCTGTATCCCACAGTTCAGTGCCGATGATTTCAGAATTGCAGCCCCCTTTGGAGCCTAGCAAAGAAAAAGACAAGATCATCTTGCTG GCTAAGCCTAGTGTCTCTGGAGCAAAACGAAAAGCTGTTACACCACCAGTGGAGGTTGCCAGCCAGCCTCCGTCTTCCAGTGTTCCAAACAAAAATGGGAAAGAGGACTGGAGTTGTGCACTTTGCCAGGTAAGTGCGACTTGTGAGCGTGGTCTGAATGATCACCTCCAAGGAAAGAAACACAAGTCCAAGGAAGCTGCTTTGCGAGAACAGAGGTTCGGGAAGAACTACAGCATCGGTCTTTTCCCAAAGAAACCTAAGATTAACAACCTTTCAGAAGCCGATGGCAATGTTAACATGGAGCAAATGGTAAAACCACAAGTTGAATTGTTGCTTCAGAACAAATCAGGGGAAAGATCATCTCTGGTAATTTTGGAGAAAGAAGGTGCAGAGGGCACCATCACCTCAACTCTGCATCACAATGCTGATGACTTGAAGAAAAGTGCAAATGCAGCTCCAAAAAAGCAGAAGGCTAGGAAGAAGTACAAATTTTGGTGCGCAACGTGCAAAGTAGGGGCTCTGTCAGAGGTGTCATTGGAGGCACACAGGGTAGGGAAGAAGCATAAGGCTCGTCTCCTGGTGCTCAGCAGCGCTGCTGCTTCAGCTGTCAAGGTTGAGAGCACTCAGACTGTTAATGAAGCATTAAAAGAGGTCGAAGAAACTGAAGCTGTTAAGGTTGAGAACACTCAGACTGTTAATGAAGCATTAGAAGTGGTCGAAGAAACTGAAGCTGCTAAAATTGAAAGCACTCCAACTGTTATTGAAGCATCAAAAGAGGTTGAAGAAACTGAAACTGCTAAGGCTGAGAGCACTCAAACAGTTAATGAAGCATTAGAAGATGTCGAAGAAACTGAAGTGATCGATGAGGTAGGTGCAGGTGTGCCCGACAAGCAGGAAGAAGTGTTCACCACTGGCGATAACTGA
- the LOC101245961 gene encoding probable GPI-anchored adhesin-like protein PGA55 isoform X1: MDYKYESVGDQPAPAPVRPQTMTSYAQHPHPPMGYTQLPSLTYFSQQAIRVSAGYMAPQFENKPDHIQNQPANMREAIWREIEKEKIKQEIIAEEKARRHMLELEVRRELMMERELAKQSGEGLSPFSSPAMSFSHTLPFSKQQSVVRSLEDRMGRDISVSRLGARNEIGRLEIVPFEERIPEIPFQQRSVEPENSALKPVSHSSVPMISELQPPLEPSKEKDKIILLAKPSVSGAKRKAVTPPVEVASQPPSSSVPNKNGKEDWSCALCQVSATCERGLNDHLQGKKHKSKEAALREQRFGKNYSIGLFPKKPKINNLSEADGNVNMEQMVKPQVELLLQNKSGERSSLVILEKEGAEGTITSTLHHNADDLKKSANAAPKKQKARKKYKFWCATCKVGALSEVSLEAHRVGKKHKARLLVLSSAAASAVKVESTQTVNEALKEVEETEAVKVENTQTVNEALEVVEETEAAKIESTPTVIEASKEVEETETAKAESTQTVNEALEDVEETEVIDEVGAGVPDKQEEVFTTGDN; encoded by the exons TTTCAGCTGGCTACATGGCGCCTCAATTTGAAAACAAACCTGATCATATCCAAAACCAACCTGCCAATATGCGTGAGGCAATTTGGAGAGAGATTGAGAAGGAGAAAATTAAACAGGAGATTATAGCTGAAGAAAAAGCTCGAAGACACATGTTGGAGTTGGAAGTTAGACGAGAGCTCATGATGGAAAGAGAACTAGCAAAGCAGAGTGGAGAGGGATTGTCTCCTTTTTCTTCACCTGCAATGAGTTTCTCTCACACGCTTCCGTTCTCGAAGCAACAGAGTGTTGTAAGGTCACTTGAGGATAGGATGGGAAGGGACATATCAGTCTCTAGATTGGGTGCAAGAAATGAGATTGGGAGACTTGAAATAGTACCATTTGAGGAGCGGATTCCAGAGATTCCTTTTCAGCAGCGGAGTGTGGAACCAGAAAATTCTGCTTTGAAGCCTGTATCCCACAGTTCAGTGCCGATGATTTCAGAATTGCAGCCCCCTTTGGAGCCTAGCAAAGAAAAAGACAAGATCATCTTGCTG GCTAAGCCTAGTGTCTCTGGAGCAAAACGAAAAGCTGTTACACCACCAGTGGAGGTTGCCAGCCAGCCTCCGTCTTCCAGTGTTCCAAACAAAAATGGGAAAGAGGACTGGAGTTGTGCACTTTGCCAGGTAAGTGCGACTTGTGAGCGTGGTCTGAATGATCACCTCCAAGGAAAGAAACACAAGTCCAAGGAAGCTGCTTTGCGAGAACAGAGGTTCGGGAAGAACTACAGCATCGGTCTTTTCCCAAAGAAACCTAAGATTAACAACCTTTCAGAAGCCGATGGCAATGTTAACATGGAGCAAATGGTAAAACCACAAGTTGAATTGTTGCTTCAGAACAAATCAGGGGAAAGATCATCTCTGGTAATTTTGGAGAAAGAAGGTGCAGAGGGCACCATCACCTCAACTCTGCATCACAATGCTGATGACTTGAAGAAAAGTGCAAATGCAGCTCCAAAAAAGCAGAAGGCTAGGAAGAAGTACAAATTTTGGTGCGCAACGTGCAAAGTAGGGGCTCTGTCAGAGGTGTCATTGGAGGCACACAGGGTAGGGAAGAAGCATAAGGCTCGTCTCCTGGTGCTCAGCAGCGCTGCTGCTTCAGCTGTCAAGGTTGAGAGCACTCAGACTGTTAATGAAGCATTAAAAGAGGTCGAAGAAACTGAAGCTGTTAAGGTTGAGAACACTCAGACTGTTAATGAAGCATTAGAAGTGGTCGAAGAAACTGAAGCTGCTAAAATTGAAAGCACTCCAACTGTTATTGAAGCATCAAAAGAGGTTGAAGAAACTGAAACTGCTAAGGCTGAGAGCACTCAAACAGTTAATGAAGCATTAGAAGATGTCGAAGAAACTGAAGTGATCGATGAGGTAGGTGCAGGTGTGCCCGACAAGCAGGAAGAAGTGTTCACCACTGGCGATAACTGA